A single region of the Coregonus clupeaformis isolate EN_2021a chromosome 16, ASM2061545v1, whole genome shotgun sequence genome encodes:
- the LOC121584224 gene encoding U6 snRNA-associated Sm-like protein LSm1 produces the protein MNYMPGTASLIDDIDKKHLVLLRDGRTLIGFLRSIDQFANLVFHQTVERIHVGKKFGDIPRGIFIVRGENVVLLGEIDMDKPCDTVLQQVSIEEILEEQRLQQQAKQETEKAKVTALKDRGLSIPKADNLDEY, from the exons ATGAACTACATGCCAGGGACCGCGAGTCTCATCGACGATATAGACA AAAAACATCTTGTACTTCTTCGTGATGGAAGAACGCTAATTGGGTTTCTTAGAAGCATTGACCAGTTTG CCAACCTAGTTTTCCATCAAACAGTCGAGCGCATCCATGTGGGCAAGAAGTTTGGGGACATCCCCAGAGGAATCTTCATTGTGAGAGGAGAGAATGTTGTTTTGCTTGGTGAAATA GACATGGATAAGCCATGTGACACAGTCTTGCAGCAGGTTTCTATAGAGGAGATCCTAGAGGAGCAGCGATTGCAACAGCAAGCCAAGCAGGAGACAGAGAAAGCCAAGGTGACCGCACTGAAGGACAGAGGCCTATCCATCCCCAAGGCAGATAATCTTGATGAATACTGA